The stretch of DNA GTTCAAATGCCTTTTGGTTCAATTCATGATAATCTTCATCTTTATTGTTTATTAGATCTTCTATTATCATTTCTTTTCTCGTAATACCCATCTTCCTTCTCTTTTGCTGTACCTTCGATTTCGATATGTTAAATAATTCAGCTATCTCCCAATCAAATCTTCCTTCATTCCAATGTAATTGCTTTAATTCATTTAATGTTAACTGATTAAAATTGAGAACCTCACCATTTGTTTTTTTAAACTGAAATGTTTCAAAAAGTGTCATGAAATTCGATCCTTTCATTTTTTATACTATTCTTCGTCTATCATATAACGTTCTTGTATTCCCGAACCCTCACTGGCTTAAGGCGCACCAGCCTGGTCGTGAAACTTAACCTCGAATAGGATACTATTTTCCAATCCATCCCAGTTTATAGTTTTCATGAAACTTTCTTAAAGTACAAAGTTACTTCCCCATTACCTTCTTCACATATTTCTCCGCCTTATAGTCCTTGCGAACTTCACGCAGTACCGGATTGCTCGCCTCACTCCACGATTCCAAAATCATTCTCGGCTCCGATTCAATGATATCTTGTGCCGCTCTGCCGTTATCCTTTTTAAAAGCTTCAATAATATTGATTAGGTCCGTTCGATCTAGCAGCTTCACATGATTAATCCCTGCCAATGTCTCACAGGGTTCGGTAAACTTGGCTGTAGCGATCACGATGGCTTTCTTGGCTTTGTAGTACCTCATACAAGAGTAGACCTCCTGCACAGCGCTAATACCAACTGGATGATCTACCCCATACCGCTTTGCTTGCACAACATTTCTGATACCATCCCGATCTGTAAAGACTACGTCTGCTCCAAAATCACGACTTCCGACAGTCTTGTATACACCTGAGTAGCCCAGTTCAATAAAAAGTCTGTATAGGTACATTTCGAACCCTGAACCATCTTCCATCCTGTCAATATCTGCAATAGTAATCGACTTCAAATCATAGTTTTCTTCAATAAAAAGTGAAGGTTTATTGCGTTTTTGTAGAATTCTAAAGAACAAGAAGCTGATACCAAAAAACAGAATAATTACTACCGCCACAAATGCATAGATCAATAGAACTACCTCCGTTGGTTTAATAGTAAGATGATACCATAATTTTCTTGGGATATAATCGAAAAAAATGGGTTTTTTGGGTGCAAAAAAGAGACAATCCTTTTTGACTGCCTCTTTTCCCCATATTCAAGTCCAACTTTAAGCATAAAAAACCTCCCTAAGCTGCGTTTAGCAATCAAACAAGCTTGGGAGGTATGTTATCCACACCCTGAATCGACGTTCTATGGGTTGTTAACGCCGGGCTTTCGGGGTTGTTAACGTTCAATTTTACCGCCGCAATCCACAGCTCCGAACGCTCGTTTGCGCAGGGCTACCGATTCGGCTACCGTTTAGATCAGCGGAGGAAAAACTTGCGTCACATCAACGCTCAGCAAGGTTCCTCGCTCGGTTTCCCCTCATCCGTCGCCGTTCTGAAGCTATGTCCGCAGCCGCAGGTGGCGGTGGCGTTCGGGTTGTTGATGGTGAAGCCGCCGGACATGCCGGATTCCTCGAAGTCGATTTCGAGGCCGTCGAGAAGACGCAGGTTTTCTTTTTCCATAACGACCTTGAGGCCCTTCACATCCATGTAGACGTCCTGATCGGTCTCGTTGTCGTCAAAGCCCATCGCATACGAGAAGCCGCTGCATCCCCCGGGGTTCACGCCAAGACGAAGGAACATGTTCGGAATCTCCTGCGAGTCGCGCATGGTCTTAAGCTGCTCCGCAGCCGAATCGCTGATTGAAATCATGGTTACCAGCCTCCTTATAAGATCTATGGTATCGGCCGAGATTGGCCAAAAGTTATTGTCTATATAAAGTAAAGTATACTTCACTCCCACCCGGTCCACAAGCTACAGATCAAGGGAAGAGAAGAACTCGGGGCTGTTGCTCGCCTTTGAAGAGAGGTTTATAATAGGAAAAGCATTAAGTAAAATTCGAAATTTTGTCACGTACGGCTGAGTCCTAATCCAAAAAATGAATTGCTGCCGCTTTGATATGTTGTTCCTGAAAACATCTGCGTCGTTTTTCCAGTGAGAAACAGCGGGATGTTTTCTTGTTCACAGAGCGGCGGCTTTACGTCCATGCTGGCTAAGCCTCTTATCTTAAACCTTACTAGGAGGAATCATAATGTCTACTCTTATTACTCCCTACACTGATGCCAGAATGGCGGATATCATCGAAAAGGTTCGCGGCGGCGAAAGATTAACCCTGGAGGACGGCGTTTATTTATATGATAGCAGCGATCTTTTGACGATCGGCCAGCTTGCGAACGAAGTCAACCAGCGGAAAAATGGAAACAAAGTGTATTTTATCGAAAATATGAGTCTGTACTTTACCAATGTGTGCGAATCCCGCTGCGCGTTCTGCAACTTCCGCAAAGATGAGGGCGAAGAGGGAGCCTACACGCTCTCCGGCGAGGAAATGGTCTCCTATGTGGAGCAGCATATTCACCCCGGCGTGCGGGAGTTCCACATTGTGGGCGGACATAACGACCATGTTCCGTTTCAATACTATGTCGACTCTCTTCAGGCGCTGCATGACCGTTTTCCGGAAGTTACACTGAAGGCGTACACGGCGGCGGAGATCGATTTTTTCACCCGAATCAGCGGTTTGACCATCCGTGAAGTGCTGGAACGGCTGCGGGCAGCCGGACTCCAGACGCTGACGGGCGGAGGAGCGGAAATTCTGTCCGACCAATACCGCAAAAAAATGCGCGTCGACAAGGCAAACGTCGAGGAGTACCTGGAGGTGCACCGGCAGGCGCATCAGCTCGGCATGCGGACCCATACCACCATGTTGTATGGCTCCATCGAGTCCCATGAGGACCGCGTCCGGCATATGCTGCAAATTCGCGAGCTTCAGGACGAGACGAACGGCTTCATGGTGTTCATCCCGCTGTCGATGCAGCCCAAGAGCAAGAATGCAGGCATTATGCGCCGCAATTCCGCGTATGAGGACCTCAAGACGATCGCCGTCAGCCGGCTGATGCTGGACAACATCGACCATATCAAAGCTTATTTTATCAATATCGGACCGCAGCTCACCCAAGTATCGCTCAGCTTCGGCGCATCGGACGTGCACGGGACGATCCTGAAAGAACGGATCAGCCATTCAGCGGGCGCGCTGACTCCCGAGGGTATGACACGAGAGGAATTGATTTGGCTGGTAAAGGGCGCAGGCAAAATCCCAGTCGAGCGCGACACCTTCTATAACGAGATCAAGGTATACGAATAGCGATTGCACCTCACATACTCCTTCATTTGAAAGGCAGGGCTGTCTGTATGAAGAAACTGCTTGTCCTCGGCGGCGGCTATGGCGGCCTCGCGCTGATCCAAAAATTGCTGGAAGAGCATCTTCCAAACGATGTGGAAATGATCCTTATCGACCGGATGCCCTATCAGGGCATCAAGACGGAATATTATGCGCTTGCCGCCGGAACCGTTTCCGACCATGATCTTCGAATTGCATTCCCTGTCCACCCGAAGCTCTCCGTCAAATACGGCGAAGTCGATGCCATCAATCTGGATAAACGGCTTGTCCTCATGGCAGATGGCGAGCTTGTACCCTATGACCTGCTCGCTATCGCTCTGGGTTGCACAGATAATTATCACGGTATTCCCGGAGCAGAGGAGCATACCTGCGGAATCCAGACGCTCTCGGATACAAGAGAAACTTACCGCCGCCTGAACGATGTGAAGCCATACGGCACCGTCAACATTGTCGGCGGCGGGCTCAGCGGAGTCGAGCTTGCCGCCGAGCTGCGGGAAAGCCGGCCTGATCTGAACATTACGATTCTCGACCGGGGCGAGCGGGTGCTGTCCGCTTTTCCTGCGAGGCTGTCGCAGTATGTGGAAGAATGGTTCAGCGAGCATCAGGTGCAGACGCTTGGCCGGGTTTCGGTCTCCCATATTGAGAAGGATGCGATCTTCAACGGTTCGGAGGCTATTTCTTCTGACGTTACGGTCTGGACCGGAGGCATTCAGCCGGTCAAAGTGATTCAGGAGCTCAATCTGGCGAAGGACCACGGTGGAAGAGTGATACTTGGCCAGTATTATCAGGTCCCGGACTATCCCGAAGTGTATGTGATCGGGGACTGCGCCAGCCTGCCGTTTGCGCCCAGCGCACAGGCAGCGGGAGCCCAAGGCGAGCAGATTGCGCAAATTTTGCGCGCCCTGTGGCGCAATGAAACGCCGAGACTGGGCAAAATCAAGCTGAAGGGAACGCTCGGTTCCCTGGGAAAAAGCGAAGGCTTCGGGCTGCTGGGCAGCCGATCCGTCATGGGACGGGTGCCCCGCATCCTAAAAAGCGGAGTGCTGTGGATGTCCAAGCGGCATTTCGGATAATCCGGTCAGTCTAACTCAAGCTTATCCCAGGCTTCCAGTTCCTTGATCTTGGTCTCTATGGCTTCTTCCAGTTCTTCGGCCGAATCCGCGGCGATGATTTCACCGTTTACCATGGCGAACGGCTCGAAGCGGCACTGGCTGCAGTTGCCCAGGCAGGTGTACTCAACAACATCGTAATCCATATTTTGTTCCAGTTTATTCTTCAGCGCTTCGGTGCCATGCCCCAGGTTGCTGACACAAAATTCAATAATTGGTCTCATGTAGTTCTCCTTGGCCCTTACTAACCGTTTTATTTTTTAAATATTTGTACTATAATATACGTACGAAAGGAGTGATTGAGAAATGAGTGAGAATACACAAAGTACTAGCATGTATGATGAAGTGCTGGAAGTTCTTGATAAACTGCGTCCGTTTCTGCAGCGCGATGGCGGCGACGTTGAGCTGGTTGACGTTGAAGACGGAATCGTGAAACTGAAATTGATGGGTGCCTGCGGCAGCTGCCCAAGCTCCACAATTACGCTGAAAGCCGGAATCGAACGCGCGCTCATCGAAGAAGTTGAAGGCGTTGAGGAAGTCGTTCAAGTATTCTAATTTTTGCGTAAACCCGTCCCGGTTGTTTGCTTAGGCAAATGGCCGGGATTTTTTTGTTCAATTACTATATAAAATGAACTTGAGATTTTCCCATTTGGGTATCGTTTGTAACTTCGAGGAATGTTTGGACTTCCGGCCGCTGTTGTCTCCAGATTTCTTGATTCAATCCCTTCGTGGATGAAATCCGGAGACAAAGGCGATCGCTATCGCTCCTACAGTTCCAAACTTCCCCTTCGTTACTCCTTACCCTTATGTCATTTTTTCAAGTTCATCTTATATAGCCTAACGGTCATTATATAAAATTTTATATATCACTACAACTATTCGGTGACCCCAGCAATAATAAAATCCCACACGGCCCAGAAAGGGCTGTGCGGGATTTGTTCGAATGGTGGACAATTAGAACGCCGAAATGATGGAGCCTTGGTATTTATCTTCTATAAACTTCTTGGTTTCCGGGGAAGTCAGCGCGGCAGCCAGCTTCTTGATCGCGCCCTTGTCCTTGTCCTCCGAACGGGTGACAAGCAGATTCGCATATGGGGAATCTTTGTCAAATATTTTTTAAAGGTTATTGTTTACTTTATTACGATTTTGGAGGCTCTGGCCGAGCTGTTCATTGCTGTAACGGAAGACTTCGGCCAAAGTTTTGCATACCATTTCAAGTCCCTGGCGCAGATCCTCCAGATGCTCGTCCAGATCCTCAAGCTGGATTTTATCGTGCAGGCCTTGATGCCGCTGCCATAGATCGTCCTGCATTTCGGAATTCATATAATGAATTTCAGCGTTTCGGCGGCCTCGCAGTTTCTCCAGCGGGTCGCGGTACGAATCTTTGATTTCCTCCAGCCTGCCGGACAGTTCTCTATGCCTCTTGGACGAGCGGAACCGCCGCAGCACGGTAAAGTAAGAAAAATGGGCTTTAACCCTTGAGGTATTCAGATCGTAAAGCGTGTTCAGCACCGTTCCAAGTTTGTCCAGCAGGGAGAAGACGCGAATGAAGCCGTTCTTGTAAAAATAGACATAGCGCGCATAATCACCCTGCTCGTTCACGGACATATCATCCATGATGCCCGCCTTCACCGATTTGCGAAAAAAGGAAGCGGCGAACAAGCTCTGCTCCAGCTCGTCGAGCGAAGAGATCAGCCCTTGAATCCAAATCTCCAGCTTCCGGTATTCATGGTCCCCGTCTTCATGGACATTCATTTCCCTGCGCAGCATCGATACGGTTTGGGCCATATGTCCCATAGCATCGGCCAGCACTCCGGTATTCTCGCGGGGAGGCTCCCCCAGCATAGTCCGCAGCATAATCCGTCCTCCTGTTACGCGTTAAACGCCAACGAATGATTAATTAAAATGTACCCGCAGGGAAATAATTCTTCCATTTGCGGTCGACCAGCTCTACGATGTCCTCCCTCGGGAACAGCTCGTCCGGATATCCCGGCTTCATGCGGGCGTCAATGACGATGGGAAGCTCGTAGCCGATATGATGATTTTTGACCGTGGCTTCGGCAAAAATATCGGTGGCCGGGTTGAAGCGGGTAAACACCGTCCACAGGAAGGAGGTTTGTGTCTTAACCGTTTCGGCTGCATTGTCGACTAGAATGACCAGCGGCCAGGCGGTTTTCTTCTCCCGAAGGGTGCCGACCAGGCGCTGCGGCAGCTCCGGATCTTCCGTATAAGACGGGCCGGAGACGACGAGACAGCCGCCGCAGTATGGCAGCGCCGCGTGAATGCCGGTAAGATTGCCTTCCTCGTAGCTTCGCGGAAGCTCACGTACCTTGTCGCCGATCCCCATCATGACGCCTTTACTGCCGTGATTCATTCTTTGGCCGGTATAGTCGAGCGTATCATGCGATGTTTTGTTGAAAATAAACAGATCGACTGCCGGATCGAACCGCTCCAGCACCGTTTCCAGCAGCTTTGGAAAATCGGAGAGATCGACCGGCTCGTTCGTCAGCATCAGGAACTTAGTCAGGGATAGCTGCCCCTCGCCCAAGATGCGGAACGCCGAGACCAGCGCTTCGCGCGAATAGCTCTCCCGCACGACGGCGGACGCCAGCGTATGGGAGCCCGATTCCGAGTACGCCCACAGGGAGCGGACGGACGGCATGACAAGCGGATAAGCCGGAGACAGCAGCCGCTGAAGGAAGTCGCCAAGGTAGTAATCCTCCTGCCTTGGCTTGCCGACAATAGTCGCCGGATAAATGGCGTCCTTGCGATGCCACATGCGCTGCACATGCATGACCGGGAAGTCATGCTTTAGCGAGTAATAGCCGTAGTGATCCCCGAACGGTCCTTCCGGCCTGCGCTCATGCGGCGGGACAAATCCGCGGATTGCGAATTCCGCCTCCGCCGGAATCCGGTGGCCGCCCATCGGGTCCTTGACCATCGGCAGACGGCCGCCCAGCACCATGGACGCCAGCAGCAGCTCCGGCATGCGCTCCGGCACCGGGGCGATAGCCGTGGCGATCAAGGCCGGCGGGCCGCCGATAAAGACGGATACCGGCAGCGCTTCATTCCGCTGCTCTGCCTCATGATGGTGAAATCCCCCGCCCTTGTGAATCTGCCAGTGAACGCCTGTCGTTTGATCATCGTATATTTGAATCCGGTACATCCCGAGATTATGGTCTTTAGGATTGGAAGGACTTTCGGTATAAACGAGCGGCAGCGTGACGAACGGTCCTCCGTCCTCCTGCCAGCTTGTGACTCGCGGCAATCCCTTAAGCGGATCAGTGCTCTGGCAGACTTTTAAAATAGGCGCCTCGCCCTGCGGAACATTCTTGATGCCCACTTTGAGCAGATCAAACAACAGCCCTTTCTCCTGCCACACCCCGGTTACCGTCGGCGGAAGCAGCGTTTCCATCGCGCCCATAAGCGACTTCATGAGCGCTTCGGGACGGGGGCCAAAAGCCTGATCCACCCGCCGGACCGTGCCGAACAGATTGGTGACGACCGGAAAGGGAGTTCCTTTTACATTCGTAAACAACAGAGCCGGCCCCTCTTCCTGGATGACGCGGCGATGGATCTCCGCCAGTTCCAGATAAGGATCGACCGGCGCTTCTATGACGGCAAGGTCTTTGTCCTTCCGCAGTTGTTCTATCCACTGGCGCAAATTACTGTATCCCAATATATTGTTCCTCCTTGAACGGGCTCTATCCAAAATGGCTGATTGCAGCCGAGATCTTCTCTTTGTTAATCCTACTAAGCTGCCACACGCGTACGCTCATGTAGCACAGCACGCCAAACAGACCGGATATCAGCACAATATGGGCCAATGCGGCAAACAGGTACCACTGTTCGTTATACAGAGTGAATACGACGCTCGCGCCGCTGAACACCTGCAGAGCGCACAGAATGACGGCCGCGACGCCGAGCTTCTTAAGCTCAGGGTAGCCGCCATGCCTCCAAAACGCCAGATGTCCGAGCACGGCCGTAAGAATGAACAGCAGCATAGCCGCAATCCGGTGAAAAAACATAATGCCGGCTCCTCCGGAAAGCTCCGGAATCACTTCTCCGTTGCACAAAGGCCAGCCCGAGCAGCCCCCCTGCGAACCCGTATGACTGACCAAAGCGCCGATATAGACGACGATATAAGCATAAATCGTAGTAATCCAGGTCAGATTGCGAAAGCCCTTACCAAGTGGCGGAAGGGCGCCGGTCTGCTCGCCGGAGAGGCGTCTGCCGGCACCAAGAGCCAGCATCGACGAGCTGGCGAAGGCGATCAGCGAGAAGCCCATGTGCAGCGCCATGACGGCGGCGGACTGCGACCGGACGACTGCGAGCGCGCCCATGGCAGCCTGAATAACGACGAACAGCAGCGTCATGAAGGCATACGACTGCAAATCGCGGCGATCCCGGGCATAGCGCCAGAAGGCCAGCGCCGAGGCAAGAGAAGCCAGACCGGCAAGGCCGCTGAGCAGCCGATGGCTCCATTCGATCATCTGTCCGAGCGTATAAGCGGGAACCAGCTTGCCGTTGCACAGCGGCCATTCATTTCCGCATTCGAGGCCGGACCCCGTTTTGGTAACGAGCGCACCGCCAAGCAGGGCGAGAAACATAATGAGACAGGTTATGTACCCAAGGCATTTCAACTGTTTCGCCGTCAATCCGATCACCCGCCGTTTTATGGGATTTTTCTGGAGTATAACCCGGCCTTTCATTTCAGAAAAGTTATGCGTTTCCATTATAACCGATAAGGGTGGATGCGGCATACCTGCATTGTGCAAAACTTGATGGGACTCGCTGATTATTAAAAACGCCGCTTCCGCACAGATTCAGCGAAAGCGGCGAATGGCGATTACTTGTGGATGCTCTGGTGGACCTCCACCGCGCGGTTCAGAAAATCTTCGATTTCCTGTCTCGACTTGCGCAGCTTGTTGACGAACCGGACCAGTTCACGGCCTTCCGAGTAGGCGACGAAGCTGGGAATGCCAAGTATATTCTGTTCCTGGCTGACCTCGCCCACCGCATCGACATCAACCTCTACCAGCGTCAGCTTATCTGCGTAATTCTGCTCAACCTCCGGCATAAACGGATTGATGAACTTGCAATCTCCGCACCAGTCTGCCTTGAATATGGCCACGGTCAGTCTGGGGGATTGGATGGCAGCCTGAAATTCAGCGGGAGAGCTGATTTTGTCCATAACTTGCACCGTCCCTTCTCATATGACAATTGTCTCTTGTTACCCTTTAAGTGAAGCAAAATGCACAGCGGAAGTCAACTGCCGCTCTTACTCTCTTTCCCGCGCGCGCGCCGGCTGCAGCTTCATAAGCGGGTTAAGCAGCTTCCGCACCGGACGCGGATAGCTCGCAAGCTCCCCGGCGCTTAATACGCCCAGAACAATCAGCAAGACCAGGTAAAGGATAACAACGACTGCCCCGGCAGCCAGACAACCAACAAGATAGGCCAGCCGCGCAGGCATCATTCCCGTCAGGCTGATCGCTGCCACGTTCAGACCGTAACCGGACGCGCCTGATACGAGCACCGCCAGCAGATACCCACGCCAGCGCTTGCCCATAATCTCAAACGGCACGATGCTCCGAAGCAGCCGGAGATTGAGGCCGGTAATGACGATAAAGCACAGCGCCGTGGCGATAATAATGCCGTAAATGCCCATGAACCGGCTGAGCAGAACGCTCGCCGCGAGCTTGACGATAATCCCGGCCAGAACGTAGAACATGGAAATGCGCGATTTACCCATACCGAGCAGAATGGAGTTCGAGGTGGTCATTGTAATCTGGAAAATGGTGCCCAGCGTTAGCAGAGCAATCATTCCGCTGCCGGATGGGCTGGTGAAGAGCAGGCCGTTCACCGAGTAGGCCGCGACGACAAGCGACAGCACGATCGGCGTTCCGGTCAGGATCGCGATGCGCATCGCGAGTGTGATCTGCCGCTTCAGGTGAACCTCGTCCCGGCGGG from Paenibacillus sophorae encodes:
- a CDS encoding restriction endonuclease gives rise to the protein MYAFVAVVIILFFGISFLFFRILQKRNKPSLFIEENYDLKSITIADIDRMEDGSGFEMYLYRLFIELGYSGVYKTVGSRDFGADVVFTDRDGIRNVVQAKRYGVDHPVGISAVQEVYSCMRYYKAKKAIVIATAKFTEPCETLAGINHVKLLDRTDLINIIEAFKKDNGRAAQDIIESEPRMILESWSEASNPVLREVRKDYKAEKYVKKVMGK
- a CDS encoding HesB/IscA family protein — its product is MISISDSAAEQLKTMRDSQEIPNMFLRLGVNPGGCSGFSYAMGFDDNETDQDVYMDVKGLKVVMEKENLRLLDGLEIDFEESGMSGGFTINNPNATATCGCGHSFRTATDEGKPSEEPC
- the mqnE gene encoding aminofutalosine synthase MqnE is translated as MSTLITPYTDARMADIIEKVRGGERLTLEDGVYLYDSSDLLTIGQLANEVNQRKNGNKVYFIENMSLYFTNVCESRCAFCNFRKDEGEEGAYTLSGEEMVSYVEQHIHPGVREFHIVGGHNDHVPFQYYVDSLQALHDRFPEVTLKAYTAAEIDFFTRISGLTIREVLERLRAAGLQTLTGGGAEILSDQYRKKMRVDKANVEEYLEVHRQAHQLGMRTHTTMLYGSIESHEDRVRHMLQIRELQDETNGFMVFIPLSMQPKSKNAGIMRRNSAYEDLKTIAVSRLMLDNIDHIKAYFINIGPQLTQVSLSFGASDVHGTILKERISHSAGALTPEGMTREELIWLVKGAGKIPVERDTFYNEIKVYE
- a CDS encoding NAD(P)/FAD-dependent oxidoreductase, with product MKKLLVLGGGYGGLALIQKLLEEHLPNDVEMILIDRMPYQGIKTEYYALAAGTVSDHDLRIAFPVHPKLSVKYGEVDAINLDKRLVLMADGELVPYDLLAIALGCTDNYHGIPGAEEHTCGIQTLSDTRETYRRLNDVKPYGTVNIVGGGLSGVELAAELRESRPDLNITILDRGERVLSAFPARLSQYVEEWFSEHQVQTLGRVSVSHIEKDAIFNGSEAISSDVTVWTGGIQPVKVIQELNLAKDHGGRVILGQYYQVPDYPEVYVIGDCASLPFAPSAQAAGAQGEQIAQILRALWRNETPRLGKIKLKGTLGSLGKSEGFGLLGSRSVMGRVPRILKSGVLWMSKRHFG
- a CDS encoding YuzB family protein; this translates as MRPIIEFCVSNLGHGTEALKNKLEQNMDYDVVEYTCLGNCSQCRFEPFAMVNGEIIAADSAEELEEAIETKIKELEAWDKLELD
- a CDS encoding NifU family protein; protein product: MSENTQSTSMYDEVLEVLDKLRPFLQRDGGDVELVDVEDGIVKLKLMGACGSCPSSTITLKAGIERALIEEVEGVEEVVQVF
- a CDS encoding MetQ/NlpA family ABC transporter substrate-binding protein; the encoded protein is MFDKDSPYANLLVTRSEDKDKGAIKKLAAALTSPETKKFIEDKYQGSIISAF
- a CDS encoding Cthe_2314 family HEPN domain-containing protein, which translates into the protein MLRTMLGEPPRENTGVLADAMGHMAQTVSMLRREMNVHEDGDHEYRKLEIWIQGLISSLDELEQSLFAASFFRKSVKAGIMDDMSVNEQGDYARYVYFYKNGFIRVFSLLDKLGTVLNTLYDLNTSRVKAHFSYFTVLRRFRSSKRHRELSGRLEEIKDSYRDPLEKLRGRRNAEIHYMNSEMQDDLWQRHQGLHDKIQLEDLDEHLEDLRQGLEMVCKTLAEVFRYSNEQLGQSLQNRNKVNNNL
- a CDS encoding UbiD family decarboxylase, which codes for MGYSNLRQWIEQLRKDKDLAVIEAPVDPYLELAEIHRRVIQEEGPALLFTNVKGTPFPVVTNLFGTVRRVDQAFGPRPEALMKSLMGAMETLLPPTVTGVWQEKGLLFDLLKVGIKNVPQGEAPILKVCQSTDPLKGLPRVTSWQEDGGPFVTLPLVYTESPSNPKDHNLGMYRIQIYDDQTTGVHWQIHKGGGFHHHEAEQRNEALPVSVFIGGPPALIATAIAPVPERMPELLLASMVLGGRLPMVKDPMGGHRIPAEAEFAIRGFVPPHERRPEGPFGDHYGYYSLKHDFPVMHVQRMWHRKDAIYPATIVGKPRQEDYYLGDFLQRLLSPAYPLVMPSVRSLWAYSESGSHTLASAVVRESYSREALVSAFRILGEGQLSLTKFLMLTNEPVDLSDFPKLLETVLERFDPAVDLFIFNKTSHDTLDYTGQRMNHGSKGVMMGIGDKVRELPRSYEEGNLTGIHAALPYCGGCLVVSGPSYTEDPELPQRLVGTLREKKTAWPLVILVDNAAETVKTQTSFLWTVFTRFNPATDIFAEATVKNHHIGYELPIVIDARMKPGYPDELFPREDIVELVDRKWKNYFPAGTF
- a CDS encoding COX15/CtaA family protein, translated to MTAKQLKCLGYITCLIMFLALLGGALVTKTGSGLECGNEWPLCNGKLVPAYTLGQMIEWSHRLLSGLAGLASLASALAFWRYARDRRDLQSYAFMTLLFVVIQAAMGALAVVRSQSAAVMALHMGFSLIAFASSSMLALGAGRRLSGEQTGALPPLGKGFRNLTWITTIYAYIVVYIGALVSHTGSQGGCSGWPLCNGEVIPELSGGAGIMFFHRIAAMLLFILTAVLGHLAFWRHGGYPELKKLGVAAVILCALQVFSGASVVFTLYNEQWYLFAALAHIVLISGLFGVLCYMSVRVWQLSRINKEKISAAISHFG
- a CDS encoding thioredoxin family protein, translating into MDKISSPAEFQAAIQSPRLTVAIFKADWCGDCKFINPFMPEVEQNYADKLTLVEVDVDAVGEVSQEQNILGIPSFVAYSEGRELVRFVNKLRKSRQEIEDFLNRAVEVHQSIHK